A genomic region of Sphingobacteriales bacterium contains the following coding sequences:
- a CDS encoding DUF4290 domain-containing protein, whose product MFVENYNKPLKFREYGRLVQKMIEFTATIEETHKREQAVKEIIEIMGQVNPHLRNVEDFRHKLWDHLFAMSDFKLEVNSPYTVPTQESLALSPLRLPYPHQKIQIKHYGKNVETLIKKATMEEDDEKRKAFTELIASYMKMVLSARTQESVNDETIKEDLFKLSKGMLTLDADAKVPTAKINNALPNNNPSNNNKGQQHNRNKNSGNNNRTQKSNNNNNNNNFRRKKQ is encoded by the coding sequence ATGTTTGTAGAAAATTATAATAAACCGCTCAAATTCAGAGAATACGGGCGTTTGGTGCAAAAAATGATTGAATTTACTGCTACCATTGAAGAAACCCACAAGCGAGAGCAAGCGGTGAAAGAAATTATTGAGATAATGGGGCAAGTAAATCCGCACCTGCGCAATGTAGAAGATTTTCGCCATAAGTTGTGGGATCACTTGTTTGCTATGTCTGATTTTAAATTAGAAGTCAATTCACCCTACACTGTTCCTACTCAGGAGTCTTTGGCTTTATCGCCGCTTCGTTTGCCATATCCGCATCAAAAAATACAGATAAAGCACTACGGAAAAAATGTAGAAACTTTGATTAAGAAAGCGACAATGGAAGAAGATGACGAAAAGCGAAAAGCATTTACAGAACTAATAGCGAGTTATATGAAAATGGTTTTGAGTGCCCGCACGCAAGAGTCAGTAAATGACGAAACAATAAAAGAAGATTTATTTAAACTCTCAAAAGGTATGCTCACCTTAGATGCAGATGCCAAAGTGCCAACTGCCAAAATAAATAATGCGTTGCCCAACAATAACCCAAGTAATAATAACAAAGGGCAACAACACAACAGAAATAAAAATTCGGGCAATAATAATAGAACACAAAAAAGCAACAACAATAATAATAATAACAATTTTCGCCGTAAAAAACAGTAA